A genome region from Nicotiana tabacum cultivar K326 chromosome 13, ASM71507v2, whole genome shotgun sequence includes the following:
- the LOC107790187 gene encoding uncharacterized protein LOC107790187 isoform X1: MPRYDDRYGGTRLYVGHLSSRTRSRDLEDVFSRYGRVRDVDMKRDYAFVEFSDPRDADDARYGLNGRDVDGSRITVEFAKGVPRGPGGSREFGGRGPPPGTGRCFNCGLDGHWARDCKAGDWKNKCYRCGERGHIERNCQNSPKKLKRGRSYSRSPSPRRGRSRSRSYSRGRSYSRSRSPVRRDSRSPVKRDQSIEHEERRSSSPRPRRSSPPPSKGRKYSPSPDERSPQERGTPSPKGDRAANGSEYSRSPTDDAGIDERRNLSPIEENGRSHSNSPIHRENGSPMGDDENHGSPRGSESP, translated from the exons ATGCCGCGGTATGATGATAGGTATGGTGGTACACGCCTCTATGTTGGACATTTGTCTTCCAGAACGCGATCTCGAGACTTGGAGGACGTCTTTAGCAGATACGGGAG AGTACGTGATGTGGATATGAAGCGTGACTATGCTTTTGTG GAATTTAGTGATCCTCGAGATGCTGATGATGCAAGATACGGCCTAAATGGGCGGGACGTTGATGGAAGCCGTATTACTGTGGAATTCGCAAAAGGG GTACCTCGTGGTCCAGGTGGATCTCGAGAGTTTGGCGGCAGAGGTCCTCCTCCAGGTACAGGTCGTTGCTTTAATTGTGGACTTGATGGCCATTGGGCTCGAGATTGTAAGGCTGGGGACTGGAAGAACAAGTGTTACCGCTGTGGGGAGCGAGGTCATATAGAAAGAAACTGTCAGAATAGCCCCAAGAAATTGAA ACGTGGACGAAGTTATTCCCGCTCACCGTCTCCTCGTCGTGGCAGAAGTCGCAGCCGCAGTTACAGCAGAGGTCGTAGCTACAG CCGATCCAGGTCTCCTGTGAGGAGGGACTCCAGGTCTCCTGTGAAGAGGGACCAAAGCATTGAGCATGAAGAGAGAAGATCAAGTAGTCCTCGCCCTCGAAGATCATCACCACCTCCATCAAAAGGAAGGAAATACAGCCCTTCACCTGATGAAAGAAGTCCACAAGAGAGAGGTACGCCGTCCCCTAAGGGTGATAGGGCAGCCAATGGTTCCGAGTATAGCAGGAGCCCTACAGACGATGCTGGAATAGACGAACGCAGAAATTTGAGCCCTATTGAAGAAAATGGCCGCAGTCACAGCAATAGCCCCATCCATAGAGAGAACGGGAGCCCAATGGGTGATGATGAAAATCATGGTTCTCCAAGGGGCAGCGAGTCACCTTAA
- the LOC107790187 gene encoding uncharacterized protein LOC107790187 isoform X2 codes for MKRDYAFVEFSDPRDADDARYGLNGRDVDGSRITVEFAKGVPRGPGGSREFGGRGPPPGTGRCFNCGLDGHWARDCKAGDWKNKCYRCGERGHIERNCQNSPKKLKRGRSYSRSPSPRRGRSRSRSYSRGRSYSRSRSPVRRDSRSPVKRDQSIEHEERRSSSPRPRRSSPPPSKGRKYSPSPDERSPQERGTPSPKGDRAANGSEYSRSPTDDAGIDERRNLSPIEENGRSHSNSPIHRENGSPMGDDENHGSPRGSESP; via the exons ATGAAGCGTGACTATGCTTTTGTG GAATTTAGTGATCCTCGAGATGCTGATGATGCAAGATACGGCCTAAATGGGCGGGACGTTGATGGAAGCCGTATTACTGTGGAATTCGCAAAAGGG GTACCTCGTGGTCCAGGTGGATCTCGAGAGTTTGGCGGCAGAGGTCCTCCTCCAGGTACAGGTCGTTGCTTTAATTGTGGACTTGATGGCCATTGGGCTCGAGATTGTAAGGCTGGGGACTGGAAGAACAAGTGTTACCGCTGTGGGGAGCGAGGTCATATAGAAAGAAACTGTCAGAATAGCCCCAAGAAATTGAA ACGTGGACGAAGTTATTCCCGCTCACCGTCTCCTCGTCGTGGCAGAAGTCGCAGCCGCAGTTACAGCAGAGGTCGTAGCTACAG CCGATCCAGGTCTCCTGTGAGGAGGGACTCCAGGTCTCCTGTGAAGAGGGACCAAAGCATTGAGCATGAAGAGAGAAGATCAAGTAGTCCTCGCCCTCGAAGATCATCACCACCTCCATCAAAAGGAAGGAAATACAGCCCTTCACCTGATGAAAGAAGTCCACAAGAGAGAGGTACGCCGTCCCCTAAGGGTGATAGGGCAGCCAATGGTTCCGAGTATAGCAGGAGCCCTACAGACGATGCTGGAATAGACGAACGCAGAAATTTGAGCCCTATTGAAGAAAATGGCCGCAGTCACAGCAATAGCCCCATCCATAGAGAGAACGGGAGCCCAATGGGTGATGATGAAAATCATGGTTCTCCAAGGGGCAGCGAGTCACCTTAA